The DNA segment AGCCGGGCTACCGTTTCATGAGCGCGCAGCCGGACTGGCGCCTCGTCTATCGCGACAACGTCTCCGCCCTTTTCGCGCGGGCGGATTCGCCCGCCGCGCGCATCGATGGCGTCCCGGTCCAAGGCCACAGCGGCCCGGACTTTGCCCCGCTGTAGAAGGGACGGGATGGGCGGGCGTTCTCGCGGCCTGCATCGGCGTCGTCGGACTGGTTTAATCCGGCTTGATCTGGCGCAGGATGAAGAGACACGGGATCATCGACACGATCGATATCGTCGATCGTCAATGGTTGGGGCTGCTCCCGGTAGTGGCTTACCTGCTGATGATGGCGGGGTGAGCGGAACTCGCGCGTCGCCCTACGGCGGCGCTCGAATTTCTCGCCGCCGCGCTGATTCTGCTTCTCCTCATCGGCACCCGCGACGCCCGGGACGTGACGGTGTGGATCATCGACCGCCGCCGGCACAGCAAGCGCTGCTGTCTTAACCGCATATATGTTGATTCGCGGACATGCGCCGCGCGCCGCGCCCGGTTACTATCTGGCCGACCAGCGCGGAGGTCTCCACGATGGACAACCGTACCAACGTCGTGAACGAAGCGAGCCTGCCGTGGACCGAGGCCGGCCACGGCGCGCGTTTCCATTGTCTGCGCAAGCAGCTCAGCGCGCCGGCCGGCGGGCGGAAGCTCGGATGCTCGCTGTACGAGTTGGCGCCGGGCAAGAGCGCGTGGCCGGCGCACTATCACACCGCCAACGAAGAGGCGATCTATATCCTTGAAGGCGCCGGCACGCTCAGACTCGGCGGCCGCGAAATTCCGCTCGCGCGCGGCGACTATGTCGCGCTACTCCCGGCCGCCGATGCGGCCCATCGCCTGGCTAACACCTCGGACAAGCCGCTGCGCTATCTCTGCTTTTCGACGATGATCGAGCCTGAGGTGACGGTCTATCCGGATTCCAACAAGATCGGAATCTCTGTCGGAGCAGCGCCTGGCGGACCCAGGGAGAAGCGCACGCTCGCCAAGTCGCTGCGCGCCGATGCCGAGGTCGATTACTGGGACGGCGAGCGCTGACCGGCTGCGCGCTGGCGCTCGCCGCTCTGTGAGCAGTCGAGCCGTCCGCACGCTGCGAGGAGCATGTCAGAATGCAATCCCGTCCTTCATTTTGCAGCACAGCGACGCGATCACGGGTTCGGATTCTGGTTTGATTTCTTCGAGGTTTTCTCTGGTTTGGAAATTGCGCTTCGCCTTTGGGCGTGAGGCTGTGGGCAAAGCTGCACCCGGCGCAGCGGATTGCAAAGAGAATGGGCAACGCCGTACTCCTCGCGCCGGCGAGATTCGGGTCAGGTCCGGTCTGTCCAATGAACATGCCGCGGCCTGGTAGCTTCTTAGCCGCCCGATTCAACCGATACAGCCTAACAGACACATTCGTC comes from the Candidatus Binataceae bacterium genome and includes:
- a CDS encoding cupin domain-containing protein; translation: MDNRTNVVNEASLPWTEAGHGARFHCLRKQLSAPAGGRKLGCSLYELAPGKSAWPAHYHTANEEAIYILEGAGTLRLGGREIPLARGDYVALLPAADAAHRLANTSDKPLRYLCFSTMIEPEVTVYPDSNKIGISVGAAPGGPREKRTLAKSLRADAEVDYWDGER